In a single window of the Streptomyces sp. NBC_00353 genome:
- a CDS encoding LutC/YkgG family protein codes for MTTARETVLGRIRDALALAPTPDTTVPRDYRTGRTLPDDERLALFTDRLVDYKAQVHTSTGDRTAEVIAQVLRERGARKIGVPAGLDERWLDAYDGEVQQDCADIPAPRLDALDGVVTGAAVGCAETGTIFLDGSPDQGRRALSLVPDLHVCVVDLSAVEVGVPEAVGRLVPERPTTLISGPSATSDIELERVEGVHGPRSLVVVIRIDA; via the coding sequence GTGACGACCGCTCGCGAAACGGTGCTCGGCCGGATCCGGGACGCCCTGGCTCTCGCACCCACCCCCGACACCACCGTCCCACGCGACTACCGGACCGGCCGCACACTCCCCGACGACGAGCGCCTCGCGCTCTTCACCGACCGGCTCGTCGACTACAAGGCACAGGTGCACACGTCCACCGGCGACCGCACCGCCGAAGTGATCGCGCAGGTCCTGCGGGAGCGTGGTGCCCGGAAAATCGGGGTGCCCGCCGGCCTCGACGAGCGGTGGCTCGACGCGTACGACGGGGAGGTCCAGCAGGACTGTGCCGACATTCCGGCGCCCCGGCTCGATGCGCTGGACGGTGTCGTCACCGGGGCGGCCGTCGGCTGCGCCGAGACCGGCACGATCTTCCTCGACGGATCGCCCGACCAGGGGCGACGGGCGCTGTCGCTCGTCCCCGACCTGCACGTGTGCGTGGTGGATCTGTCGGCGGTCGAGGTGGGGGTGCCGGAGGCGGTGGGCCGGCTGGTGCCGGAGCGGCCGACGACGCTGATCAGCGGGCCGTCGGCCACCTCGGACATCGAGCTGGAGCGGGTCGAGGGGGTGCACGGACCGCGGTCGCTGGTGGTGGTGATCCGCATCGACGCGTAG
- a CDS encoding LutB/LldF family L-lactate oxidation iron-sulfur protein — protein sequence MSSTFLGMPATPPRSPYGTGNLRGDRKFPAAAHDELRNEQLRRNLGKATRTIRAKRLNVTGELPDWEQLRDAGSAIKTDTMNRLPELLEQLERKVTERGGTVHWARDGVEANEIVARLVRATGSKEVIKVKSMATQEIGLNEHLESIGITPYETDLAELIVQLAHDKPSHILVPAIHRNRDEIRQIFLKEIPGVDPRLDNVPAHLAAAARAYLREKFMTTKVAVSGANFGIAETGTLSVVESEGNGRMCLTLPDTLITVMGIEKVLPRYQDLEVFLQLLPRSSTGERMNPYTSMWTGVTPGDGPQDFHLVLLDNGRTAALADRIGREALNCIRCSACLNVCPVYERAGGHAYGSTYPGPIGAVLTPQLAGMHAAKDDPNSSLPYASTLCGACFDACPVKIDIPSLLVELRHQHTEQSGTTAEKLAMKAAAGVMRRPTLFTAAQKAAGLGRVLAGRDGKISHLPPPFNGWSDSRDTAAPPKQSFRAWLASDEGAATMRAAAEDGRNQQQEEK from the coding sequence ATGAGCAGCACCTTCCTCGGCATGCCCGCCACCCCGCCCCGCTCCCCGTACGGCACGGGCAATCTGCGCGGCGACCGGAAGTTCCCCGCGGCCGCCCACGACGAGCTGCGCAACGAACAGCTTCGCCGCAACCTTGGCAAGGCCACCCGTACGATCCGCGCCAAACGCCTCAATGTGACCGGTGAACTGCCCGATTGGGAGCAGCTGCGCGACGCCGGCTCGGCCATCAAGACCGACACCATGAACCGGCTCCCCGAACTCCTTGAGCAGCTGGAGCGGAAGGTCACCGAGCGCGGCGGCACCGTCCACTGGGCGCGCGACGGCGTCGAGGCCAACGAGATCGTCGCCCGGCTCGTCCGCGCGACCGGATCGAAGGAGGTCATCAAGGTCAAGTCGATGGCCACCCAGGAGATCGGCCTCAACGAGCACCTCGAATCGATCGGCATCACCCCGTACGAGACGGACCTCGCCGAGCTCATCGTGCAGCTCGCCCACGACAAGCCGTCGCACATCCTGGTGCCCGCGATCCACCGCAACCGCGACGAGATCCGGCAGATCTTCCTCAAGGAGATCCCCGGTGTGGACCCGCGGCTCGACAACGTCCCCGCCCATCTGGCCGCCGCGGCCCGCGCCTATCTGCGCGAGAAGTTCATGACGACGAAGGTGGCGGTCTCGGGCGCCAACTTCGGGATCGCCGAGACCGGCACCCTGTCCGTCGTCGAGTCCGAGGGCAACGGCCGGATGTGCCTGACCCTGCCCGACACCCTGATCACCGTCATGGGTATCGAGAAGGTGCTGCCGCGCTATCAGGACCTCGAAGTCTTCCTGCAGTTGCTGCCGCGCTCGTCGACCGGGGAGCGGATGAACCCGTACACCTCGATGTGGACGGGGGTGACGCCCGGCGACGGTCCGCAGGACTTCCACCTGGTCCTCCTCGACAACGGACGCACCGCCGCGCTCGCCGACCGGATCGGGCGCGAGGCGCTGAACTGCATCCGCTGCTCGGCCTGTCTGAACGTCTGCCCGGTGTACGAACGGGCCGGCGGCCATGCGTACGGATCGACCTACCCCGGCCCGATCGGGGCGGTCCTCACCCCCCAGCTCGCCGGCATGCACGCGGCCAAGGACGACCCCAACAGCTCCCTGCCGTACGCCTCCACTCTCTGCGGCGCCTGCTTCGACGCCTGCCCGGTCAAGATCGACATCCCGTCGCTGCTGGTCGAGCTGCGCCACCAGCACACCGAACAGTCCGGTACGACGGCGGAGAAGCTGGCCATGAAGGCGGCGGCCGGCGTGATGAGGAGACCGACACTGTTCACGGCCGCGCAGAAGGCCGCCGGGCTGGGCCGGGTCCTCGCCGGGCGGGACGGGAAGATCTCGCATCTGCCGCCCCCGTTCAACGGGTGGAGCGACAGCCGTGACACCGCGGCGCCGCCGAAGCAGTCCTTCCGCGCCTGGCTGGCGTCGGACGAGGGCGCCGCGACCATGCGGGCCGCCGCCGAGGACGGCAGGAACCAGCAGCAGGAGGAGAAGTGA
- a CDS encoding (Fe-S)-binding protein, whose protein sequence is MRIGLFATCLGDTLFPEAVKSTAVLLARLGHEVVFPPEQTCCGQMHVNTGYQREPVPLVRNFAEQFGDASIDAVVMPSGSCAGSVRHQHEIIAERYGDAALRAGVATVKSKTYELSEFLVDVLGVTGVGAYFPHRVTYHPTCHSLRMVRVGEKPLKLLRAVDSIDLVELPEADSCCGFGGTFAVKNAETSTAMLQDKMRNITTTGAAVCTAGDSSCLMHIGGGLSRIASGTRTLHLAQILSSTRTSPYVLTEAVR, encoded by the coding sequence ATGCGTATCGGACTCTTCGCCACCTGTCTGGGAGACACGCTCTTTCCCGAGGCGGTGAAATCCACCGCGGTCCTGCTCGCCCGCCTGGGGCATGAGGTGGTGTTCCCGCCGGAGCAGACCTGCTGCGGCCAGATGCACGTCAACACCGGCTACCAGCGCGAACCCGTCCCGCTCGTGCGGAACTTCGCCGAGCAGTTCGGCGACGCGTCGATCGACGCAGTCGTCATGCCCTCGGGATCCTGCGCCGGGTCGGTCCGCCACCAGCACGAGATCATCGCCGAGCGGTACGGGGACGCGGCGCTGCGCGCGGGCGTCGCCACGGTCAAGTCCAAGACCTACGAGCTGTCGGAGTTCCTCGTCGACGTCCTGGGCGTCACCGGTGTCGGCGCGTACTTCCCGCACCGCGTCACGTACCACCCCACCTGTCACTCCCTGCGCATGGTGCGCGTGGGTGAGAAGCCCCTGAAGCTGCTGCGGGCCGTCGACTCCATCGACCTCGTCGAGCTTCCAGAAGCCGACTCCTGCTGCGGGTTCGGTGGCACCTTCGCCGTGAAGAACGCGGAGACGTCGACCGCGATGCTCCAGGACAAGATGCGCAACATCACCACCACCGGGGCAGCCGTGTGCACCGCGGGAGACTCGTCCTGTCTGATGCACATCGGCGGCGGACTCTCCCGCATCGCATCGGGCACCCGGACCCTGCACCTCGCACAGATCCTCTCCTCCACCCGCACCTCGCCGTACGTCCTGACGGAGGCCGTCCGATGA
- a CDS encoding FadR/GntR family transcriptional regulator, producing MPVEWQPVRQSRTHELVLQSIEERVFAGELKAGDRLPPERELAPVLGVSRSALREALRVLETIGVLVAQPGRGPDAGARIVRNPDGALGRLLRLHFALGSYSLEDVLEARVVLERSSFEAAATHASAEDLDEAEQLVVRMAEPDVGVAEFNDLDTRFHVEIARSSGNELTSTLTSAVRESVRPLILRALEEAEDWPATASGLNAEHTELLRLVRAGKGAKAAGLVERHIRSLHGTLVDEKS from the coding sequence ATGCCCGTCGAGTGGCAACCCGTACGGCAGTCCCGTACACATGAACTCGTGCTCCAGAGCATCGAGGAGCGGGTATTCGCCGGAGAGCTCAAGGCCGGGGACCGGCTGCCGCCCGAGCGGGAGCTCGCGCCGGTCCTCGGGGTCAGCAGATCCGCGCTGCGTGAGGCGCTGCGGGTGCTCGAGACGATCGGAGTCCTCGTCGCCCAGCCCGGCCGTGGCCCGGATGCCGGGGCACGGATCGTACGCAACCCCGATGGCGCCCTTGGCCGGCTGCTGCGACTGCACTTCGCCCTCGGCAGCTACAGCCTGGAGGACGTCCTGGAAGCGCGCGTCGTGCTGGAGCGGTCCAGTTTCGAGGCGGCGGCCACACATGCCTCCGCGGAGGACCTCGACGAAGCGGAGCAACTGGTCGTGCGGATGGCGGAGCCGGACGTCGGCGTGGCCGAGTTCAATGATCTGGACACCCGGTTCCACGTCGAGATCGCCCGCAGCTCCGGCAATGAACTGACCTCCACGCTCACCTCCGCCGTGCGCGAGTCCGTGCGCCCGCTGATCCTGCGCGCACTGGAGGAGGCCGAGGACTGGCCGGCCACGGCGTCCGGCCTCAACGCCGAGCACACCGAACTCCTGCGGCTGGTGCGCGCGGGCAAGGGTGCGAAGGCGGCCGGTCTGGTCGAGCGGCACATCCGCAGCCTGCACGGCACGCTGGTGGACGAGAAGTCGTAG